Proteins found in one Halobaculum sp. MBLA0147 genomic segment:
- a CDS encoding cupin domain-containing protein, which produces MTSANEADLDWEAVDETHTGLRRKRLARAAGGEELGCSLYELPPGERAWPYHYHTGNEEALYVLAGEGGVRLPEETLSVEQGDYVALPAGPDHAHGVFNDGDEPLRYLAVSTMRDPDVTVYPDSEKVGVFAGAAPGGEGERTVHGYYRRDDDVDYWLDEDGDFSESDPSDRAGEAEEPTREN; this is translated from the coding sequence GTGACCAGCGCGAACGAGGCGGACCTGGACTGGGAGGCGGTCGACGAGACACACACCGGCCTCCGCCGCAAGCGGCTCGCCCGTGCCGCTGGCGGCGAGGAGCTGGGGTGTAGTCTGTACGAACTCCCGCCGGGCGAGCGCGCCTGGCCGTACCACTACCACACCGGCAACGAGGAGGCGCTGTACGTCCTCGCGGGCGAAGGTGGCGTCCGGCTCCCCGAGGAGACGCTCTCGGTCGAGCAGGGCGACTACGTGGCGCTGCCCGCGGGACCGGACCACGCACACGGCGTGTTCAACGACGGCGACGAGCCGCTGCGGTACCTCGCCGTCTCCACGATGCGCGACCCGGACGTGACGGTCTACCCTGACTCCGAGAAGGTCGGCGTGTTCGCCGGAGCCGCACCCGGCGGCGAGGGAGAGCGGACGGTCCACGGCTACTACCGCCGCGACGACGACGTGGACTACTGGCTCGACGAAGACGGCGACTTCTCCGAGAGCGATCCGTCGGATCGAGCCGGTGAGGCGGAGGAACCGACCCGAGAGAACTGA